In Anoplopoma fimbria isolate UVic2021 breed Golden Eagle Sablefish chromosome 12, Afim_UVic_2022, whole genome shotgun sequence, one DNA window encodes the following:
- the nup210 gene encoding nuclear pore membrane glycoprotein 210 isoform X1, producing MMSVRLSVVALLLLSVHGYSKLNIPKVLLPLARSTRINFTLETTEGCYRWSTTRPEVASIQAVDEESGRGCSRKAVLQARSTHPSRLTSIILAEDVVTGQVLRCDAIVDIISEIQIVSTTRELHLEDSPLALKIHALDSEGNTFSTLAGLVFDWTLVKDVDVNGFSDSYNALRVLKFSESTYTPPGYISEMERVGKQGDMILVSGQKTGHAKLKAKLEESLYKDVGAAEVRLLILENILLSPAYDVYLLAGTSIRYKVLKIRQGTITELSMPCDQYELHLQNSVIGTDGNPDVAVAGLDQSTSTVTAIQLGHINVVLDHKSLRMQGVSRLPNSTLYVVEAGYLGFKIHPGDSWVLETSRVYDVIIEVFDKSGNKIDLSDNVRIDTGFPSEYLELLESSVNGSYHRVKALKEGLTLIDATLKAVVDETGSIHALANPVHNEQDVEIYNPIVLSPSILTFPWQPKVGAYQYTIQAAGGSGNFSWSSSNTAVATVTVKGVMTTVSDIGVSAVYAHDLRNSLHFGQMKVYVVEPVAMDFAPCPVEARVGLVLDLPLRIFGVLEDGERERVMLSDCSQFDLQVEEENHGVFQLLDGRLAPGQEHCSGVRAKALAPGYTILTVSYTHGNVHLSVKITIAAYLPLRAVDPVSVAVVTLGSSKDMLFEGGPRPWVLEPSKFFCNLSAEDEASVSLTLTNPSSHNYNQHWVRATCRALGEQVLEVMVGNKASVTNPFPAVEPAVVKFVCAPPSRLTLVPVYSSPQLDLSCPLLQQNKQLVPVSNYRNPILELAAFDQQGRKFDNFSSLSVLWKSSMVSLASIEPTLPMELQLLEDDNKQMKLHGRQTVLVHHQTGIAAITVTALRYQVLHLAAAKVPSPYDTLTPVSATLELLLVEDVKVSPDVVTIYNHPDVRANLALREGSGHFFVNTSVKGIANVVFQEAQGTAQVSPVQPGEVKVMVHDLCLAFPSPAKATVHVSDILEVYVRVVDKVEISKSVTAYVRVLDDNKKPFPASYFRFMNLKLKAASTIVSLKHLAESTELDTAVFMVKGVSIGQTTLSAVVVDTNGRKIASAPQQIEVFPPFKLIPRKMTLLIGAMMQITSEGGPQPQSNILFSISSEEIASVNGIGHVKGVTIGNVTVTGLVQAVDAETGKLVVVSQDQVEVEVVQLTGIRIRAPITRMKTKAQMPVYVMGLTNSQTPFSFGNAVPGLTFTWSTTKRDILDVQPRHIEANVELQSEHNFGMRVTGRTRGRTGLKVVLRVTDRNAGQLLGNLQELKDEIQIQVYDKLHMLNPEVEAGELLMAPNSALKLQTSRDGVGALSYQMLECPDQVVIAQVDDKGFLFSGSLTGSSSLLITSQETFGVNQTLILALKVVPVSYVRFSTSPVLYTHTRESLKALPLGIVLTFTVHFHASTGEALHSSNSHLTFSTNRDDLVQVGVGPGNHTLTVRTVNVGLTLLAAWDSENVGVADYVPLPVGHAIHPDEAHRLVVGDVVCFSAQLTSTDGGHGTWSSSSNGVLQVDPKSGAAVARDSGTVTVYYEIPGVVKTYREVVVEATTRTAATAQTTPVRIGKETKVLLTTRERGTNLIGTCSSAQTRAISQLQPETSVSCHLSFTSDAIDFPTNDVFETHTSFDSSIGSYTCSITLQPMTDQQTRVLSMSMSNLLVRAGLQGGVLSGEQVGVRLPIEPGLYSDQTELLLSNLHTSAELTVYGPAAALSSMEVVSASPNIAVQEKEVHQGFPSYSKYTISAVDPQAAVTTSVSISSTSYGQSVVIPVTLIQVADPSAAKLAAAPPVVPAEGGHSLHSFINCYQMMFFTLFALLAATAIIIIVLHTVFSPREQTNHPAFMQRSSSPNSGLTYTAMNRSIPMRDPNNSPRSRLYSPEYKS from the exons ATGATGTCGGTGAGGCTGTCGGTGGTCGCGCTGCTCCTGCTCTCAGTTCACGGATACTCGAAACTAAACATCCCCAAAGTGCTGCTGCCTCTCGCGAGAAGTACAAGAATTAACTTCACGTTGGAGACAACAGAGGGCTGCTACAGatg gtcTACCACCAGACCAGAGGTCGCAAGCATCCAGGCTGTGGATGAGGAGAGCGGCAGAGGCTGCTCCAGGAAGGCTGTTCTCCAGGCTCGCTCCACCCATCCCTCCAGACTGACCAGCATCATTCTGGCCGAGGATGTTG TTACAGGACAGGTGCTGCGTTGTGACGCCATTGTCGACATCATCAGTGAGATCCAGATAGTGTCGACCACCAGAGAGCTACATCTTGAGGACTCGCCACTGGCACTCAAAATTCATGCACTGGACTCTGAAg gAAACACCTTCAGCACCCTTGCTGGTCTGGTGTTTGACTGGACCTTAGTGAAAGATGTAGATGTGAATGGATTCTCTGACTCTTATAATGCATTACG GGTACTTAAGTTCTCAGAGTCCACCTACACACCCCCTGGATACATATCTGAAATGGAGCGTGTTGGGAAACAGGGGGATATGATTTTGGTATCAGGACAGAAAACAGGACATGCTAAATTAAAGGCTAAATTAGAAGAGTCATTGTATAAG GATGTGGGTGCCGCAGAAGTGAGACTCTTGATATTAGAGAACATCCTGCTGAGTCCTGCGTATGATGTCTACCTGCTGGCGGGAACTTCCATCCGATACAAAGTTCTGAAGATAAGACAGGGCACGATCACAG AGCTCTCTATGCCCTGTGATCAGTATGAACTGCACCTTCAGAACAGTGTGATTGGCACTGATGGAAACCCAGACGTCGCCGTGGCCGGTCTGGATCAAAGCACATCAACGGTTACAGCAATTCAACTTGGACACATCAACGTGGTGCTGGATCACAAGA GCCTTCGAATGCAGGGAGTGTCTCGCCTGCCAAACAGCACTCTGTATGTGGTTGAAGCAGGCTACCTAG GTTTTAAAATTCATCCAGGAGACAGCTGGGTTCTCGAGACAAGCCGAGTCTATGATGTCATTATCGAAGTCTTTGATAAATCTGGCAACAAAATTGACCTCTCTGAT AACGTCCGTATTGACACTGGTTTCCCCTCTGAGTACTTGGAGCTCCTGGAGTCTTCTGTGAACGGATCGTATCATCGAGTCAAAGCGCTCAAAGAAGGCCTAACCCTGATTGATGCAACCTTAAAAGCTGTTGTGGATGAA ACTGGAAGCATCCATGCACTCGCCAACCCGGTCCACAACGAACAGGATGTAGAAATCTATAACCCTATAGTTCTTAGTCCCAGTATTCTGACATTTCCATGGCAGCCCAAGGTTGGAGCGTATCAGTACACAATACAG GCGGCCGGAGGGAGTGGAAATTTCAGCTGGTCTTCCTCCAACACAGCTGTGGCCACAGTGACCGTGAAAGGAGTGATGACAACAGTGAGTGACATCGGCGTCAGTGCAGTTTACGCTCACGATCTGCGCAACTCACTACACTTTGGCCAGATGAAG GTGTATGTTGTCGAGCCCGTCGCCATGGACTTCGCTCCTTGCCCAGTAGAGGCCAGGGTGGGCCTGGTTCTGGATCTGCCCCTCAGGATCTTCGGCGTCCTGgaggatggggagagagagcggGTCATGTTGAGTGACTGCTCCCAGTTTGACCTGCAGGTTGAGGAGGAGAACCACGGCGTCTTCCAACTACTAGACG GGAGGCTGGCTCCGGGCCAGGAGCACTGCAGTGGGGTGAGAGCCAAGGCCCTGGCCCCCGGATACACCATCCTTACTGTGAGCTACACCCACGGCAACGTTCACCTCAGTGTCAAGATCACCATTGCTGCATATCTTCCTCTCAGA GCGGTCGACCCTGTGTCCGTTGCCGTGGTGACTCTAGGATCATCTAAAGACATGCTGTTTGAGGGCGGTCCTCGGCCTTGGGTTTTAGAGCCCTCAAAGTTCTTCTGCAACTTGAGCGCTGAGGATGAGGCCAGCGTGAGCCTTACTCTGACCAATCCCTCGTCTCACAACTATAACCAGCACTGGGTCAGAGCCACCTGCAGGGCACTGGGAGAGCAG GTGCTGGAGGTGATGGTGGGAAACAAGGCCAGTGTGACCAATCCTTTTCCTGCCGTGGAGCCGGCAGTGGTCAAGTTTGTGTGTGCCCCTCCGTCTCGCCTCACCCTGGTTCCAGTGTATTCCAGCCCACAGCTGGACCTGAGCTGCCCgctgctgcagcagaacaaacaATTG GTACCTGTTTCAAATTACCGTAATCCCATTTTGGAATTGGCTGCTTTTGATCAACAAGGAAGGAAGTTTGACAACTTCAGCTCTCTGAGCGTATTGTGGAAATCGTCCATGGTGTCGCTGGCCAGTATTGAACCCACTCTACCCATGGAGCTACAGCTGCTGGAGGATGACAACAAACAGATGAAGCTTCACG GCCGACAGACGGTTCTCGTCCATCATCAAACCGGCATTGCTGCCATCACAGTGACAGCTCTGCGTTACCAGGTTTTACATCTCGCAGCAGCTAAAGTTCCCAGTCCA TATGACACCTTGACCCCTGTCTCAGCCACTCTGGAGCTGCTTTTGGTTGAAGACGTGAAGGTTTCTCCTGACGTAGTTACTATATACAACCACCCAGATGTGCGG gcgAACTTGGCCCTGCGAGAAGGATCAGGACACTTTTTTGTCAATACCAGTGTTAAAGGGATCGCGAACGTGGTATTCCAGGAGGCCCAAGGAACAGCTCAG GTCTCTCCCGTCCAGCCAGGGGAGGTGAAGGTGATGGTTCACGACCTTTGTCTGGCATTTCCATCACCAGCCAAGGCCACAGTGCACGTTTCTGATATCCTGGAGGTTTACGTGAGAGTGGTTGACAAG GTGGAGATTAGCAAATCTGTGACAGCTTATGTCAGGGTCCTGGACGATAACAAGAAGCCCTTCCCAGCCAGCTATTTCCGTTTCATGAATCTTAAACTCAAGGCAGCTTCTACAATCGTTTCTCTAAA ACACTTAGCGGAGTCCACCGAGCTTGATACAGCTGTTTTCATGGTGAAAGGTGTTTCTATTGGTCAGACCACTCTATCAGCCGTTGTAGTGGATACAAATGGGAGAAAAATTGCATCTGCACCTCAACAAATTGAG GTATTTCCACCGTTCAAACTCATCCCAAGGAAAATGACCCTGCTAATCGGAGCAATGATGCAA ATCACATCTGAGGGTGGCCCTCAACCTCAGTCCAATATCCTTTTCTCTATTTCAAGTGAGGAAATAGCTTCTGTTAATGGCATCGGCCACGTCAAGGGTGTTACCATCGGAAATGTCACTGTGACTGGACTGGTCCAAGCTGTAGATGCAGAGACTGGGAAACTAGTCGTTGTGTCTCag GATCAAGTAGAAGTTGAAGTCGTGCAATTGACGGGCATTCGAATCCGAGCACCTATCAcaagaatgaaaacaaaggcACAG ATGCCCGTATACGTGATGGGTCTGACTAATAGTCAAACGCCCTTCTCCTTTGGCAATGCTGTACCCGGCCTCACCTTCACCTGGTCCACCACCAAGAGAGACATTCTGGATGTGCAGCCAAGGCACATTGAG GCTAACGTGGAGCTCCAGTCAGAGCACAACTTTGGCATGAGGGTGACTGGAAGAACGAGAGGACGGACAGGGCTGAAGGTGGTGCTCAGAGTTACTGACCGCAATGCTGGGCAGCTACTGGGGAATCTACAGGAGCTCAAGGATGAGATCCAGATCCAG GTCTATGACAAGCTACACATGCTTAATCCCGAAGTAGAGGCGGGGGAGTTACTGATGGCTCCGAACTCAGCCCTCAAACTCCAAACTAGCAG GGACGGCGTAGGTGCACTCTCTTACCAGATGCTGGAGTGCCCTGACCAGGTCGTTATCGCTCAAGTGGATGATAAGGGCTTCCTCTTCTCTGGCTCTCTTACCggcagctcctctctgctgatcACCTCGCAAGAGACCTTTGGTGTCAATCAAACTCTCATCCTCGCTTTGAAG GTTGTACCCGTGTCCTATGTGCGCTTCAGCACCAGTCCGGTGCTCTACACGCACACCAGGGAGAGCCTGAAAGCCTTGCCCCTGGGCATAGTGCTCACCTTCACTGTCCACTTTCACGCCAGCACGGGAGAAGCCCTTCACAGCTCCAACTCCCACCTTACGTTTTCCACAAACAG AGATGACTTGGTGCAGGTGGGGGTTGGACCCGGTAACCACACTCTAACGGTGAGGACCGTCAATGTAGGCCTCACTCTTCTTGCAGCGTGGGACAGTGAAAACGTGGGTGTGGCGGACTACGTTCCACTTCCTGTCGGGCACGCCATTCACCCAGATGAGGCCCACAGACTGGTGGTGGGGGATGTGGTCTGCTTCTCTGCCCAGTTAACCAGCACAGATG GTGGTCATGGTACTTGGAGCTCCTCATCTAATGGTGTTCTTCAGGTGGACCCTAAAAGTGGTGCAGCAGTAGCCAGAGACTCTGGGACAGTAACTGTGTACTACGAGATACCTGGTGTTGTGAAAACCTACAGAGAG GTAGTAGTAGAAGCAACAACACGGACGGCTGCGACGGCCCAGACGACACCGGTCAGGATCGGCAAGGAAACAAAAGTCCTACTCACtaccagagagagaggaaccaACCTCATTG GAACCTGTTCCTCTGCCCAGACTAGAGCCATTTCACAGCTGCAGCCAGAAACCTCTGTCAGCTGCCACCTCAGCTTCACCAGTGATGCGATTGACTTCCCCACTAATGATGTCTTCGAAACACACACCAGCTTTGACTCCAGCATTG GCTCCTACACATGCTCCATAACCTTGCAGCCGATGACGGACCAGCAGACCCGTGTGCTCAGCATGTCCATGTCCAACCTGCTGGTTAGGGCCGGCCTGCAGGGCGGTGTGCTCTCTGGGGAACAAGTCGGCGTCAGGCTGCCCATAGAGCCGGGCCTCTACTCGGACCAGACTGAGCTGCTGCTCTCAAACCTTCACACATCAGCTGAACTCACCGTCTACGGCCCCGCTGCTGCCCTGTCCAGCATGGAG GTGGTGTCTGCTTCTCCCAACATCGCTGTCCAAGAGAAAGAAGTACACCAAGGCTTCCCCAGTTACTCAAAGTACACCATCAGCGCTGTGGACCCTCAGGCAGCGGTCACCACCTCCGTCTCCATAAGCAGCACTTCCTACGGCCAGAGTGTCGTCATCCCAGTCACTTTGATCCAAGTGGCTGATCCCAGTGCTGCCAAGCTAG cagctgctcctccagtTGTTCCCGCTGAGGGGGGCCACTCCCTGCACAGCTTTATAAACTGCTACCAGATGATGTTCTTCACCCTGTTCGCTCTGCTGGCCGCTacagccatcatcatcatcg TCCTCCACACTGTGTTCAGCCCAAGGGAACAAACGAATCACCCTGCCTTCATGCAGAGGTCATCTTCACCCAACTCAG GTTTAACCTACACGGCAATGAACCGTTCCATACCGATGAGGGACCCAAACAACAGCCCCAGGTCGCGTCTCTATTCTCCAGAATACAAGTCCTGA